One Calonectris borealis chromosome 16, bCalBor7.hap1.2, whole genome shotgun sequence DNA window includes the following coding sequences:
- the XPO6 gene encoding exportin-6 isoform X4: MASEEASLRALESLMTEFFHNCTTNERKREIEELLNNFAQQIGAWRFCLYFLSSTRNDYVMMYSLTVFENLINKMWLGVPSQDKMEIRSCLPKLLLAHHKTLPYFIRNKLCKVIVDIGRQDWPMFYHDFFTNILQLIQSPVTTPLGLIMLKTTSEELACPREDLSVARKEELRKLLLDQVQTVLGLLTGILESIWDKHSVTAATPPPSPTSGESGDLLSSLLQSPSAAKLLNQPIPILDTESEYICSLALECLAHLFSWIPLSTSITPSLLTTIFHFARFGCDTRVRKMSSVNGSSQNSVLGQERGRLGVLAMSCINELMSKNCVPMEFEEYLLRMFQQTFYLLQKITKENNAHTVKSRLEELDERVLCWGRQAESYIEKFTDFLRLFVSVHLRRIESYSQFPVVEFLALLFKYTFHQPTHEGYFSCLDIWTLFLDYLTSKIKSRLADKEAVLNRYEDALVLLLTEVLNRIQFRYNQAQLEELDDETLDDDQQTEWQRYLRQSLEVVAKVMELLPTHAFSTLFPVLQDNLEVYLGLQQFVVTSGTGHRLNITAENDCRRLHCSLRDLSSLLQAVGRLAEYFIGDVFAARFNDALTVVERLVKVTLYGSQIKLYNIETAVPSVLKPDLIDVHAQSLAALQAYAHWLAQFYSEVHRQNPEQFISLVSTALEAITPLISSKVQEKLLLSACHLLVSLATTVRPVFLISIPAVQKVFNRITDTSAQRLPDKAQVLVCRALSNVLLLPWPNLPESEQQWAVRSTNHASLISALTREYRQLKSSAILPQRKVQLEDTKVIIHQTLSVLEDIVESISGESTKSRQICYQSLQESVQVSLALFPAFIHQSDVTDEMLSFFLTLFQGLRVQMGVPFTEQIIQTFLNMFTREQLAESILHEGSTGCRVVEKFLKILQVVVQEPGQVFKPFLPSVISLCMEQVYPIIAERSSPDVKAELFELLFRVLHHNWRYFFKSSVLASVQRGVAEEQMENEAQFSAIMQAFGQSFLQPDIHLFKQNLFYLETLNTKQKLYHKKIFRTTMLFQFVNVLLQVLVHKSHDLLQEEIGIATYNMASVDFDGFYSAFLPEFLANCDGVDSNQKNVLGRNFKMDRDLPSFTQNVHRLVNDLRYYRLCNDSLPPGTVKL, from the exons aaccTAATCAATAAGATGTGGCTTGGGGTCCCATCTCAAGACAAAATGGAGATCCGCAGCTGCCTGCCCAAGCTCCTTCTGGCTCACCATAAAACTCTGCCTTACTTCATCAGGAACAAACTCTGCAAAGTCATTGTGGATATTGGCCGGCAAGACTGGCCAATGTTCTACCATGACTTTTTCACTAACATCTTGCAG TTAATTCAGTCTCCAGTGACCACTCCTCTGGGACTGATCATGTTGAAAACTACTTCGGAAGAACTGGCATGTCCACGGGAAGATCTTAGCGTAGCCCGGAAAGAAGAGCTACGCAAGCTGCTCCTAGACCAGGTGCAAACAGTGCTTGGGCTCCTCACAG GTATTTTGGAGAGCATCTGGGACAAACACAGCGTTACTGCTGCCACTCCACCACCATCCCCAACTTCAGGAGAAAGTG GTGACCTGTTAAGTAGCCTGTTGCAGAGTCCCAGTGCGGCCAAATTATTGAACCAGCCAATCCCCATCCTTGATACAGAAAGTGAATATATATGTTCCCTGGCACTGGAGTGCCTGGCACACCTCTTCAGCTGGATCCCTTTGTCTACTAGCATCACCCCGTCACTCCTCACCACCATTTTCCACTTTGCTCGCTTTGGCTGCGACACCCGCGTTCGGAAGATGTCTTCTGTCAACGGCAGCAGCCAGAACTCGGTGTTGGGACAGGAGCGTGGCCGACTTGGCGTCTTGGCTATGTCTTGCATCAATGAACTGATGTCTAAGAACTGCGTGCCTATGGAGTTCGAAGAGTATTTGCTACGGATGTTCCAGCAGACTTTCTACCTCCTGCAGAAGATTACCAAGGAGAACAACGCCCATACGGTGAAGAGCCGGCTAGAGGAACTGGATGAAAG AGTACTGTGCTGGGGGAGACAGGCAGAAAG CTACATTGAGAAGTTTACGGACTTTCTCCGTCTCTTCGTGAGCGTCCACCTACGAAGAATCGAATCCTACTCCCAGTTCCCCGTGGTTGAATTTCTGGCACTGTTGTTCAAATACACTTTTCATCAG CCTACGCATGAAGGTTACTTTTCTTGCTTAGACATCTGGACGCTCTTCTTGGACTATCTGACTAGCAAAATTAAAAGTCGTCTGGCAGACAAAGAAGCAGTACTCAACAG GTACGAAGATGCCTTGGTTCTGTTGCTGACAGAGGTGTTGAATCGAATCCAGTTCAGGTATAACCAGgcgcagctggaggagctggatgACGAGACACTGGATGATGAT CAGCAGACCGAGTGGCAGCGGTACTTGCGCCAGAGCTTGGAAGTGGTTGCAAAAGTCATGGAGCTCTTGCCAACTCATGCCTTCTCCACACTA TTTCCAGTTCTGCAGGATAACTTGGAAGTGTATCTGGGACTCCAGCAGTTTGTGGTCACTTCAGGGACAG GTCACAGGCTGAACATCACTGCAGAGAACGATTGCCGCCGTTTGCACTGCTCCTTGAGGGACCTGAGCTCCTTGCTGCAGGCTGTTGGTCGCTTAGCAGAATACTTCATCGGGGATGTGTTTGCTGCCAGGTTCAATGACGCTCTTACAGTGGTGGAGAG GTTGGTAAAAGTAACGCTATACGGATCCCAGATTAAACTGTACAACATTGAAACTGCAGTACCATCTGTATTGAAACCTGACCTTATCGATGT CCACGCTCAGTCCCTGGCAGCGCTGCAAGCCTACGCACACTGGCTCGCACAGTTCTACAGCGAAGTTCACCGGCAGAACCCGGAGCAGTTCATCTCTCTCGTCTCTACCGCACTGGAGGCTATCACACCCCTCATCAGCTCTAAG GTgcaggagaagctgctgctgtcTGCGTGCCACCTGCTAGTCTCTTTAGCCACCACGGTGCGACCAGTGTTCCTGATCAGCATCCCAGCAGTACAGAAGGTGTTCAACAGGATCACGGACACCTCTGCTCAGCGGCTTCCTGATAAG GCTCAGGTGTTGGTGTGCAGAGCGCTGTCGAACGTATTGTTGCTGCCCTGGCCCAATCTTCCAGAGAGCGAACAGCAGTGGGCGGTTCGCTCCACCAACCACGCCAGCCTAATCTCTGCCCTCACGAGAGAATACCGCCAACTAAAATCCAGTGCTATCTTGCCACAGAGGAAGGTACAGCTGGAGGACA CCAAAGTGATCATCCATCAGACACTCAGCGTTTTAGAAGATATTGTAGAAAGTATCTCGGGAGAATCCACCAAGTCTCGACAGATCTGTTATCAGTCGCTGCAAGAATCCGTGCAGGTCTCACTAGCCCTCTTCCCAGCTTTCATTCATCAGTCAG ATGTGACCGATGAGATGCTGAGCTTCTTCCTCACTCTGTTTCAAGGACTGAGGGTGCAGATGGGAGTGCCTTTCACCGAGCAGATCATACAGACCTTCCTAAACATGTTCACCAG GGAGCAGCTGGCAGAGAGCATCCTCCATGAGGGCAGCACTGGCTGTCGGGTGGTGGAGAAGTTTCTGAAAATACTGCAAGTGGTGGTACAAGAGCCAGGCCAAGTGTTCAAGCCTTTTCTACCCAGCGTCATCTCACTGTGCATGGAGCAGGTCTACCCCATCATTGCAGAG CGCTCATCTCCTGATGTGAAAGCAGAGTTGTTCGAGCTGCTTTTCCGGGTCCTCCACCATAATTGGCGGTACTTCTTCAAATCTAGTGTGTTGGCTAGTGTCCAAAGAGGGGTGGCAGAAGAGCAGATGGAGAACGAAGCACAGTTCAGTGCCATTATGCAG GCATTTGGCCAGTCCTTCCTGCAACCTGACATTCACCTGTTCAAGCAGAATCTCTTCTACTTGGAGACGCTGAACACCAAGCAGAAGCTGTACCACAAG AAGATCTTCCGGACAACCATGCTGTTCCAGTTTGTGAATGTGCTACTTCAGGTGCTTGTCCACAAGTCGCATGACCTGTTGCAGGAGGAGATCGGCATTGCCACCTACAATATGGCCTCAGTGGACTTTGATGGCTTCTACTCGGCCTTTCTCCCCGAGTTCCTGGCCAATTGTGATGGTGTGGACTCGAACCAGAAAAATGTGCTGGGAAGGAATTTCAAAATGGACAGG
- the XPO6 gene encoding exportin-6 isoform X8: protein MASEEASLRALESLMTEFFHNCTTNERKREIEELLNNFAQQIGAWRFCLYFLSSTRNDYVMMYSLTVFENLINKMWLGVPSQDKMEIRSCLPKLLLAHHKTLPYFIRNKLCKVIVDIGRQDWPMFYHDFFTNILQLIQSPVTTPLGLIMLKTTSEELACPREDLSVARKEELRKLLLDQVQTVLGLLTGILESIWDKHSVTAATPPPSPTSGESGDLLSSLLQSPSAAKLLNQPIPILDTESEYICSLALECLAHLFSWIPLSTSITPSLLTTIFHFARFGCDTRVRKMSSVNGSSQNSVLGQERGRLGVLAMSCINELMSKNCVPMEFEEYLLRMFQQTFYLLQKITKENNAHTVKSRLEELDESYIEKFTDFLRLFVSVHLRRIESYSQFPVVEFLALLFKYTFHQPTHEGYFSCLDIWTLFLDYLTSKIKSRLADKEAVLNRYEDALVLLLTEVLNRIQFRYNQAQLEELDDETLDDDQTEWQRYLRQSLEVVAKVMELLPTHAFSTLFPVLQDNLEVYLGLQQFVVTSGTGHRLNITAENDCRRLHCSLRDLSSLLQAVGRLAEYFIGDVFAARFNDALTVVERLVKVTLYGSQIKLYNIETAVPSVLKPDLIDVHAQSLAALQAYAHWLAQFYSEVHRQNPEQFISLVSTALEAITPLISSKVQEKLLLSACHLLVSLATTVRPVFLISIPAVQKVFNRITDTSAQRLPDKAQVLVCRALSNVLLLPWPNLPESEQQWAVRSTNHASLISALTREYRQLKSSAILPQRKVQLEDTKVIIHQTLSVLEDIVESISGESTKSRQICYQSLQESVQVSLALFPAFIHQSDVTDEMLSFFLTLFQGLRVQMGVPFTEQIIQTFLNMFTREQLAESILHEGSTGCRVVEKFLKILQVVVQEPGQVFKPFLPSVISLCMEQVYPIIAERSSPDVKAELFELLFRVLHHNWRYFFKSSVLASVQRGVAEEQMENEAQFSAIMQAFGQSFLQPDIHLFKQNLFYLETLNTKQKLYHKKIFRTTMLFQFVNVLLQVLVHKSHDLLQEEIGIATYNMASVDFDGFYSAFLPEFLANCDGVDSNQKNVLGRNFKMDRDLPSFTQNVHRLVNDLRYYRLCNDSLPPGTVKL from the exons aaccTAATCAATAAGATGTGGCTTGGGGTCCCATCTCAAGACAAAATGGAGATCCGCAGCTGCCTGCCCAAGCTCCTTCTGGCTCACCATAAAACTCTGCCTTACTTCATCAGGAACAAACTCTGCAAAGTCATTGTGGATATTGGCCGGCAAGACTGGCCAATGTTCTACCATGACTTTTTCACTAACATCTTGCAG TTAATTCAGTCTCCAGTGACCACTCCTCTGGGACTGATCATGTTGAAAACTACTTCGGAAGAACTGGCATGTCCACGGGAAGATCTTAGCGTAGCCCGGAAAGAAGAGCTACGCAAGCTGCTCCTAGACCAGGTGCAAACAGTGCTTGGGCTCCTCACAG GTATTTTGGAGAGCATCTGGGACAAACACAGCGTTACTGCTGCCACTCCACCACCATCCCCAACTTCAGGAGAAAGTG GTGACCTGTTAAGTAGCCTGTTGCAGAGTCCCAGTGCGGCCAAATTATTGAACCAGCCAATCCCCATCCTTGATACAGAAAGTGAATATATATGTTCCCTGGCACTGGAGTGCCTGGCACACCTCTTCAGCTGGATCCCTTTGTCTACTAGCATCACCCCGTCACTCCTCACCACCATTTTCCACTTTGCTCGCTTTGGCTGCGACACCCGCGTTCGGAAGATGTCTTCTGTCAACGGCAGCAGCCAGAACTCGGTGTTGGGACAGGAGCGTGGCCGACTTGGCGTCTTGGCTATGTCTTGCATCAATGAACTGATGTCTAAGAACTGCGTGCCTATGGAGTTCGAAGAGTATTTGCTACGGATGTTCCAGCAGACTTTCTACCTCCTGCAGAAGATTACCAAGGAGAACAACGCCCATACGGTGAAGAGCCGGCTAGAGGAACTGGATGAAAG CTACATTGAGAAGTTTACGGACTTTCTCCGTCTCTTCGTGAGCGTCCACCTACGAAGAATCGAATCCTACTCCCAGTTCCCCGTGGTTGAATTTCTGGCACTGTTGTTCAAATACACTTTTCATCAG CCTACGCATGAAGGTTACTTTTCTTGCTTAGACATCTGGACGCTCTTCTTGGACTATCTGACTAGCAAAATTAAAAGTCGTCTGGCAGACAAAGAAGCAGTACTCAACAG GTACGAAGATGCCTTGGTTCTGTTGCTGACAGAGGTGTTGAATCGAATCCAGTTCAGGTATAACCAGgcgcagctggaggagctggatgACGAGACACTGGATGATGAT CAGACCGAGTGGCAGCGGTACTTGCGCCAGAGCTTGGAAGTGGTTGCAAAAGTCATGGAGCTCTTGCCAACTCATGCCTTCTCCACACTA TTTCCAGTTCTGCAGGATAACTTGGAAGTGTATCTGGGACTCCAGCAGTTTGTGGTCACTTCAGGGACAG GTCACAGGCTGAACATCACTGCAGAGAACGATTGCCGCCGTTTGCACTGCTCCTTGAGGGACCTGAGCTCCTTGCTGCAGGCTGTTGGTCGCTTAGCAGAATACTTCATCGGGGATGTGTTTGCTGCCAGGTTCAATGACGCTCTTACAGTGGTGGAGAG GTTGGTAAAAGTAACGCTATACGGATCCCAGATTAAACTGTACAACATTGAAACTGCAGTACCATCTGTATTGAAACCTGACCTTATCGATGT CCACGCTCAGTCCCTGGCAGCGCTGCAAGCCTACGCACACTGGCTCGCACAGTTCTACAGCGAAGTTCACCGGCAGAACCCGGAGCAGTTCATCTCTCTCGTCTCTACCGCACTGGAGGCTATCACACCCCTCATCAGCTCTAAG GTgcaggagaagctgctgctgtcTGCGTGCCACCTGCTAGTCTCTTTAGCCACCACGGTGCGACCAGTGTTCCTGATCAGCATCCCAGCAGTACAGAAGGTGTTCAACAGGATCACGGACACCTCTGCTCAGCGGCTTCCTGATAAG GCTCAGGTGTTGGTGTGCAGAGCGCTGTCGAACGTATTGTTGCTGCCCTGGCCCAATCTTCCAGAGAGCGAACAGCAGTGGGCGGTTCGCTCCACCAACCACGCCAGCCTAATCTCTGCCCTCACGAGAGAATACCGCCAACTAAAATCCAGTGCTATCTTGCCACAGAGGAAGGTACAGCTGGAGGACA CCAAAGTGATCATCCATCAGACACTCAGCGTTTTAGAAGATATTGTAGAAAGTATCTCGGGAGAATCCACCAAGTCTCGACAGATCTGTTATCAGTCGCTGCAAGAATCCGTGCAGGTCTCACTAGCCCTCTTCCCAGCTTTCATTCATCAGTCAG ATGTGACCGATGAGATGCTGAGCTTCTTCCTCACTCTGTTTCAAGGACTGAGGGTGCAGATGGGAGTGCCTTTCACCGAGCAGATCATACAGACCTTCCTAAACATGTTCACCAG GGAGCAGCTGGCAGAGAGCATCCTCCATGAGGGCAGCACTGGCTGTCGGGTGGTGGAGAAGTTTCTGAAAATACTGCAAGTGGTGGTACAAGAGCCAGGCCAAGTGTTCAAGCCTTTTCTACCCAGCGTCATCTCACTGTGCATGGAGCAGGTCTACCCCATCATTGCAGAG CGCTCATCTCCTGATGTGAAAGCAGAGTTGTTCGAGCTGCTTTTCCGGGTCCTCCACCATAATTGGCGGTACTTCTTCAAATCTAGTGTGTTGGCTAGTGTCCAAAGAGGGGTGGCAGAAGAGCAGATGGAGAACGAAGCACAGTTCAGTGCCATTATGCAG GCATTTGGCCAGTCCTTCCTGCAACCTGACATTCACCTGTTCAAGCAGAATCTCTTCTACTTGGAGACGCTGAACACCAAGCAGAAGCTGTACCACAAG AAGATCTTCCGGACAACCATGCTGTTCCAGTTTGTGAATGTGCTACTTCAGGTGCTTGTCCACAAGTCGCATGACCTGTTGCAGGAGGAGATCGGCATTGCCACCTACAATATGGCCTCAGTGGACTTTGATGGCTTCTACTCGGCCTTTCTCCCCGAGTTCCTGGCCAATTGTGATGGTGTGGACTCGAACCAGAAAAATGTGCTGGGAAGGAATTTCAAAATGGACAGG
- the XPO6 gene encoding exportin-6 isoform X7 gives MASEEASLRALESLMTEFFHNCTTNERKREIEELLNNFAQQIGAWRFCLYFLSSTRNDYVMMYSLTVFENLINKMWLGVPSQDKMEIRSCLPKLLLAHHKTLPYFIRNKLCKVIVDIGRQDWPMFYHDFFTNILQLIQSPVTTPLGLIMLKTTSEELACPREDLSVARKEELRKLLLDQVQTVLGLLTGILESIWDKHSVTAATPPPSPTSGESGDLLSSLLQSPSAAKLLNQPIPILDTESEYICSLALECLAHLFSWIPLSTSITPSLLTTIFHFARFGCDTRVRKMSSVNGSSQNSVLGQERGRLGVLAMSCINELMSKNCVPMEFEEYLLRMFQQTFYLLQKITKENNAHTVKSRLEELDESYIEKFTDFLRLFVSVHLRRIESYSQFPVVEFLALLFKYTFHQPTHEGYFSCLDIWTLFLDYLTSKIKSRLADKEAVLNRYEDALVLLLTEVLNRIQFRYNQAQLEELDDETLDDDQQTEWQRYLRQSLEVVAKVMELLPTHAFSTLFPVLQDNLEVYLGLQQFVVTSGTGHRLNITAENDCRRLHCSLRDLSSLLQAVGRLAEYFIGDVFAARFNDALTVVERLVKVTLYGSQIKLYNIETAVPSVLKPDLIDVHAQSLAALQAYAHWLAQFYSEVHRQNPEQFISLVSTALEAITPLISSKVQEKLLLSACHLLVSLATTVRPVFLISIPAVQKVFNRITDTSAQRLPDKAQVLVCRALSNVLLLPWPNLPESEQQWAVRSTNHASLISALTREYRQLKSSAILPQRKVQLEDTKVIIHQTLSVLEDIVESISGESTKSRQICYQSLQESVQVSLALFPAFIHQSDVTDEMLSFFLTLFQGLRVQMGVPFTEQIIQTFLNMFTREQLAESILHEGSTGCRVVEKFLKILQVVVQEPGQVFKPFLPSVISLCMEQVYPIIAERSSPDVKAELFELLFRVLHHNWRYFFKSSVLASVQRGVAEEQMENEAQFSAIMQAFGQSFLQPDIHLFKQNLFYLETLNTKQKLYHKKIFRTTMLFQFVNVLLQVLVHKSHDLLQEEIGIATYNMASVDFDGFYSAFLPEFLANCDGVDSNQKNVLGRNFKMDRDLPSFTQNVHRLVNDLRYYRLCNDSLPPGTVKL, from the exons aaccTAATCAATAAGATGTGGCTTGGGGTCCCATCTCAAGACAAAATGGAGATCCGCAGCTGCCTGCCCAAGCTCCTTCTGGCTCACCATAAAACTCTGCCTTACTTCATCAGGAACAAACTCTGCAAAGTCATTGTGGATATTGGCCGGCAAGACTGGCCAATGTTCTACCATGACTTTTTCACTAACATCTTGCAG TTAATTCAGTCTCCAGTGACCACTCCTCTGGGACTGATCATGTTGAAAACTACTTCGGAAGAACTGGCATGTCCACGGGAAGATCTTAGCGTAGCCCGGAAAGAAGAGCTACGCAAGCTGCTCCTAGACCAGGTGCAAACAGTGCTTGGGCTCCTCACAG GTATTTTGGAGAGCATCTGGGACAAACACAGCGTTACTGCTGCCACTCCACCACCATCCCCAACTTCAGGAGAAAGTG GTGACCTGTTAAGTAGCCTGTTGCAGAGTCCCAGTGCGGCCAAATTATTGAACCAGCCAATCCCCATCCTTGATACAGAAAGTGAATATATATGTTCCCTGGCACTGGAGTGCCTGGCACACCTCTTCAGCTGGATCCCTTTGTCTACTAGCATCACCCCGTCACTCCTCACCACCATTTTCCACTTTGCTCGCTTTGGCTGCGACACCCGCGTTCGGAAGATGTCTTCTGTCAACGGCAGCAGCCAGAACTCGGTGTTGGGACAGGAGCGTGGCCGACTTGGCGTCTTGGCTATGTCTTGCATCAATGAACTGATGTCTAAGAACTGCGTGCCTATGGAGTTCGAAGAGTATTTGCTACGGATGTTCCAGCAGACTTTCTACCTCCTGCAGAAGATTACCAAGGAGAACAACGCCCATACGGTGAAGAGCCGGCTAGAGGAACTGGATGAAAG CTACATTGAGAAGTTTACGGACTTTCTCCGTCTCTTCGTGAGCGTCCACCTACGAAGAATCGAATCCTACTCCCAGTTCCCCGTGGTTGAATTTCTGGCACTGTTGTTCAAATACACTTTTCATCAG CCTACGCATGAAGGTTACTTTTCTTGCTTAGACATCTGGACGCTCTTCTTGGACTATCTGACTAGCAAAATTAAAAGTCGTCTGGCAGACAAAGAAGCAGTACTCAACAG GTACGAAGATGCCTTGGTTCTGTTGCTGACAGAGGTGTTGAATCGAATCCAGTTCAGGTATAACCAGgcgcagctggaggagctggatgACGAGACACTGGATGATGAT CAGCAGACCGAGTGGCAGCGGTACTTGCGCCAGAGCTTGGAAGTGGTTGCAAAAGTCATGGAGCTCTTGCCAACTCATGCCTTCTCCACACTA TTTCCAGTTCTGCAGGATAACTTGGAAGTGTATCTGGGACTCCAGCAGTTTGTGGTCACTTCAGGGACAG GTCACAGGCTGAACATCACTGCAGAGAACGATTGCCGCCGTTTGCACTGCTCCTTGAGGGACCTGAGCTCCTTGCTGCAGGCTGTTGGTCGCTTAGCAGAATACTTCATCGGGGATGTGTTTGCTGCCAGGTTCAATGACGCTCTTACAGTGGTGGAGAG GTTGGTAAAAGTAACGCTATACGGATCCCAGATTAAACTGTACAACATTGAAACTGCAGTACCATCTGTATTGAAACCTGACCTTATCGATGT CCACGCTCAGTCCCTGGCAGCGCTGCAAGCCTACGCACACTGGCTCGCACAGTTCTACAGCGAAGTTCACCGGCAGAACCCGGAGCAGTTCATCTCTCTCGTCTCTACCGCACTGGAGGCTATCACACCCCTCATCAGCTCTAAG GTgcaggagaagctgctgctgtcTGCGTGCCACCTGCTAGTCTCTTTAGCCACCACGGTGCGACCAGTGTTCCTGATCAGCATCCCAGCAGTACAGAAGGTGTTCAACAGGATCACGGACACCTCTGCTCAGCGGCTTCCTGATAAG GCTCAGGTGTTGGTGTGCAGAGCGCTGTCGAACGTATTGTTGCTGCCCTGGCCCAATCTTCCAGAGAGCGAACAGCAGTGGGCGGTTCGCTCCACCAACCACGCCAGCCTAATCTCTGCCCTCACGAGAGAATACCGCCAACTAAAATCCAGTGCTATCTTGCCACAGAGGAAGGTACAGCTGGAGGACA CCAAAGTGATCATCCATCAGACACTCAGCGTTTTAGAAGATATTGTAGAAAGTATCTCGGGAGAATCCACCAAGTCTCGACAGATCTGTTATCAGTCGCTGCAAGAATCCGTGCAGGTCTCACTAGCCCTCTTCCCAGCTTTCATTCATCAGTCAG ATGTGACCGATGAGATGCTGAGCTTCTTCCTCACTCTGTTTCAAGGACTGAGGGTGCAGATGGGAGTGCCTTTCACCGAGCAGATCATACAGACCTTCCTAAACATGTTCACCAG GGAGCAGCTGGCAGAGAGCATCCTCCATGAGGGCAGCACTGGCTGTCGGGTGGTGGAGAAGTTTCTGAAAATACTGCAAGTGGTGGTACAAGAGCCAGGCCAAGTGTTCAAGCCTTTTCTACCCAGCGTCATCTCACTGTGCATGGAGCAGGTCTACCCCATCATTGCAGAG CGCTCATCTCCTGATGTGAAAGCAGAGTTGTTCGAGCTGCTTTTCCGGGTCCTCCACCATAATTGGCGGTACTTCTTCAAATCTAGTGTGTTGGCTAGTGTCCAAAGAGGGGTGGCAGAAGAGCAGATGGAGAACGAAGCACAGTTCAGTGCCATTATGCAG GCATTTGGCCAGTCCTTCCTGCAACCTGACATTCACCTGTTCAAGCAGAATCTCTTCTACTTGGAGACGCTGAACACCAAGCAGAAGCTGTACCACAAG AAGATCTTCCGGACAACCATGCTGTTCCAGTTTGTGAATGTGCTACTTCAGGTGCTTGTCCACAAGTCGCATGACCTGTTGCAGGAGGAGATCGGCATTGCCACCTACAATATGGCCTCAGTGGACTTTGATGGCTTCTACTCGGCCTTTCTCCCCGAGTTCCTGGCCAATTGTGATGGTGTGGACTCGAACCAGAAAAATGTGCTGGGAAGGAATTTCAAAATGGACAGG